A single region of the Bicyclus anynana chromosome 16, ilBicAnyn1.1, whole genome shotgun sequence genome encodes:
- the LOC128198841 gene encoding UDP-glucosyltransferase 2-like, protein MFAFKLLIFCTTILFQVHQVHLLNILGIFPYQGKSHFIAHEALLKDLARRGHNVTVVSYFPQKIPIENYHDISLKSEENSYENYMAIDNPSYFKIIYRSMYLAFLGNGNCKALLSDGNVQNLWNNNRKFDVVVIEQFISDCALGITHELKAPVVGVTAHSLMPFHYNRFGVPQHPAFTPCQVLNGGKKTSLIQRIERLIFTVYYHYIVRILSQRMDQYIISQYLKNIPPLEELGKEIKFLLLYEHFVLFSPYILPTNVIPVGGFHVAKVKPLPMVSNYLSNYDNSVSLKYSTILFLFQGTFKIYRRIQIWGYLYKFWNNIKMYVYCTRKIRCYNRSHSKTSSKSYLEMGLRLSANQIEECLYIKMAASK, encoded by the coding sequence ATGTTCGcttttaaattactaatattttgtaCAACAATATTATTTCAAGTTCATCAAGtgcatttattaaatatattgggAATTTTTCCATATCAAGGTAAAAGCCATTTTATTGCTCATGAAGCATTGCTGAAAGATTTAGCGCGTAGAGGGCATAATGTTACAGTTGTATCCTATTTTCCACAAAAGATCCCAATAGAAAACTATCATGACATATCCCTCAAAAGTGAAGAAAACAGTTACGAAAACTATATGGCAATAGACAATCCttcatatttcaaaataatttatagaagCATGTATTTAGCATTTCTGGGTAACGGGAATTGCAAGGCGTTACTATCGGATGGGAATGTTCAGAATTTATGGAATAACAACAGGAAATTTGACGTGGTAGTAATAGAACAATTTATTAGTGACTGTGCCTTAGGCATAACTCACGAACTTAAAGCTCCAGTTGTCGGAGTTACTGCGCATTCCTTGATGCCGTTTCATTACAATCGATTCGGAGTACCACAGCACCCAGCATTTACACCATGTCAGGTACTAAACGGGGGAAAGAAGACAAGTTTAATTCAAAGAATAGAAAGACTTATATTCACTGTATACTATCATTATATCGTCAGAATTTTATCACAACGTATGGATCAATACATAATCTCACAGTATTTAAAGAACATACCACCTCTTGAAGAACTAGGGAAGGAAATAAAATTCTTACTTCTCTATGAGCATTTTGTGCTTTTTTCTCCTTACATTTTGCCTACTAATGTCATACCAGTAGGAGGTTTCCATGTGGCTAAAGTGAAACCATTACCAATGGTGAgtaattatttatctaattatgataactctgtttcattaaaatattcaacaattttatttttatttcaaggcACTTTCAAAATTTATAGACGAATCCAAATATGGGGTTATTTATATAAGTTTTGGAACAATATTAAGATGTACGTCTATTGCACCCGAAAAATTAGATGCTATAACAGGAGCCATTCAAAAACTTCGTCAAAGAGTTATTTGGAAATGGGACTCAGACTCTCTGCCAATCAAATCGAAGAATGTTTATATATCAAAATGGCTGCCTCAAAATGA
- the LOC112052359 gene encoding UDP-glucosyltransferase 2 yields the protein MTKLALVYYFVAQIFAAEAYRILGIFPSLDRNNYLTYRGLFRELANREHDVTLISHFLMPDPPAGYRDVQLSDKHVYKGLSFESVIVNEISRVPFETLVSTKAGNDDCKTLMNNHDVIHMIRSRPRFDVIIVESYNSDCAIALAANLSAPYIGFNPQPLHPWHYNRLGINFNSAYVPQSLLPFGKQPWFFDRVKSFILYYVTNWVYYIGSQVTDHVYLYKYLGDDLDTLESIASNASLVFVNTHKSVFGGVARPDNVVDIGGIHIRPPKVIPTEIERFINEAEHGVIYVNLGSTVKDSTLPIDKLNELVSTFRRLALRVLWKWDGANLENLPRNIMTMKWLPQYDILKHENVKAFISHAGILSTIEALDVGIPVVAIPLFGDQYGNAAALVDAGVANLITYDNLRRELLLDAINEVLDPSWQQQAKLVSRKWHDRPMSPLESAIYWIEYVARYNGTPNLVATSAGVPWYQQLQLDVLAFVGLVSYILLYVLCKILNVCCCCCCRNDTTTDETVSEERRQKIVKFE from the exons ATGACAAAACTCGCCCTCGTGTATTACTTCGTCGCTCAAATATTCGCCGCGGAAGCTTACAGAATACTCGGAATATTCCCGTCCCTAGATCGAAACAACTACCTCACGTACCGCGGTTTGTTTCGTGAACTAGCAAATCGGGAACACGATGTGACCCTCATAAGCCACTTTCTAATGCCCGACCCGCCGGCCGGCTATCGGGATGTGCAACTCAGTGATAAACATGTGTACAAAGGACTGTCTTTCGAATCTGTTATAGTGAATGAGATATCGCGAGTGCCTTTCGAGACGTTAGTGTCGACTAAAGCGGGGAACGACGACTGCAAGACGCTTATGAACAATCATGACGTGATACACATGATAAGAAGTCGTCCTCGATTCGATGTGATAATTGTGGAATCTTATAATAGTGATTGCGCGATCgcactggcggcaaatttgagCGCGCCGTACATTGGGTTTAACCCTCAGCCGCTCCATCCATGGCATTATAATAGATTGGGGATTAATTTCAATTCCGCATACGTGCCCCAGTCGTTGCTACCTTTTGGAAAGCAGCCGTGGTTCTTTGACCGCGTGAAAAGCTTCATATTATACTATGTTACTAATTGGGTGTACTACATTGGATCGCAAGTGACAGATCATGTGTATCTATACAAGTATTTGGGGGACGATCTGGATACACTGGAGAGCATAGCGTCCAATGCGAGCTTGGTGTTTGTAAACACACACAAATCAGTATTTGGCGGCGTCGCGCGCCCTGATAACGTCGTGGACATTGGCGGAATACACATTAGACCTCCAAAGGTTATCCCCACG GAAATTGAGCGATTCATAAACGAAGCTGAGCATGGCGTGATCTATGTAAACTTGGGCTCTACTGTCAAGGACTCCACGCTGCCCATAGATAAACTAAACGAGCTAGTGTCCACATTCAGACGATTGGCTCTCAGAGTACTTTGGAAGTGGGATGGAGCTAATTTAGAGAATCTGCCAAGAAACATAATGACTATGAAATGGCTGCCACAATATGACATTTTGA AACACGAGAACGTGAAAGCATTCATTTCGCACGCTGGGATACTCAGCACTATCGAAGCGTTGGATGTTGGTATACCAGTCGTCGCCATTCCCTTGTTCGGAGACCAGTACGGCAATGCTGCTGCCCTGGTAGATGCGGGAGTAGCAAATTTAATAACATACGACAATTTGCGGAGGGAACTGCTATTAGACGCAATTAATGAAGTTTTGGATCCATC atGGCAACAACAAGCGAAACTCGTTTCCCGAAAGTGGCACGACCGTCCGATGTCGCCACTTGAGAGCGCCATCTATTGGATCGAATACGTAGCACGTTACAATGGAACACCAAACTTAGTAGCGACATCTGCTGGTGTACCGTGGTACCAACAACTCCAGCTTGATGTGTTGGCATTCGTTGGACTTGTCTCATACATTCTACTGTACGTTTTGTGCAAAATATTGAACGTatgttgctgttgttgttgccgAAACGATACAACAACTGACGAGACGGTTTCTGAAGAAAGAAGACAGAAAATTGTTAAGTTTGAATAA